The DNA region TTGTAACTTGGAAGGAGTTATCATGAACGATTTTTTCTTGACGTTAATGGAACGTAAAGACCAATTATTCACTGCTACTTACGAACATATGGCTATATCCTTACTTGCCTTGTTCATCGCCTGTGTTATTGCAATTCCACTAGCCATTTGGTTGAGTGACCACCGCAAATATGCGGAACCCGTATTACAATTTGCTAGTATCTTACAAACGATCCCCTCATTGGCCTTGTTAGGATTGTTAATTCCCTTAGTAGGGATTGGATCAGTACCTGCATTGATTGCTTTAGTCGTCTATGCGATTTTGCCTATCTTACAAAATACCTATACAGGTTTTGTAGAAATTGATCCAACAATTGAAGAAGCTGCGATTGCCTTTGGGATGCCAAGACGGCGTCGATTATTCAAGGTGGAGTTACCGATTGCCATGCCGGTGGTGATTTCAGGTATTCGGACCTCATTAGTATTAACTATCGGAACAGCGACCTTAGCGACTTTAATCGGTGCTGGTGGGCTTGGGTCTTTGATTATGTTAGGGATCGACCGAAATGATAGCAATTTAACTCTAATTGGTGCTATTGCATCGTCTTTATTAGCGATTATTTTTGGTGCGCTCATTAAATGGTTAGAAAATAAGAAAATGAAAACCGTCCTTATTAGCTTGCTTGTTTTATTTGTAGGAATTGGTGGGCCAATATTAGCGCAACGATTGACTGGTCAAGTAACGAATGTCACTATCGCCGGTAAATTAGGGTCAGAACCAGAGATTCTAATTAATATGTATAAAGAAATCATTGAAGCAGATAATGACGATGTCAATGTGGATGTAAAAGCTAATTTTGGAAAAACGACTTTCTTATTTTCTGCCTTAGACAATAATGAAATCGATATTTATCCAGAGTTTTCAGGTACAGTCCTTGAAAGTTTAGTTGACGTAGATGAAGCTACAGATACAAGTGACTTCGACCAAGCAGATACCTATCAATTAGCGCGTGACTTATTAAAAGACCAGTATGATATGAATTTTCTAGAACCATTTTCATTTGAAAACACCTATGCTTTAGCCGTGAAACGCTCTTTTGCAGAGGAAAATGAACTAGAAACGATTTCAGATTTAGCGAAAGTTGAAAACGAGATTACAGCTGGCTTTACGTTAGAATTTATTGACCGCCAAGACGGCTATGCTGGTATTCAAGAATTATACGGTTTGACCTTCCCCTCAGTGAAAAGTCTTGAACCTGCGCTTAGATACAATGCTATCAATAACAATGAAGTCAATGTGGTTGATGCATATTCGACTGATAGCCAAATTTTAGAGTATGATTTGGTTACGCTTGAAGATGATTTAGGGCTATTCCCTGACTATCAAGGAGGTCCATTGATGAATGTAGACTTCGCTGAAGACCATCCAGAGATTGTGGCATCTCTAAACAAGTTAAGTGGATTAGTAACCGAAGATGAGATGATTCAAATGAACTATGCTGTAAACGTTGAAGGACAAGAGCCTAGCCAAGTAGCCCATGATTTCCTAGTCGATAAGGGCTTAATAGGGGAGGATGCATAATGGCCAATATAATCGAATTTAAAGATGTAGAGAAAGTATATGAAGACAAACGTGTAATTGATGACTTGAATCTAACCATTCATGAAGGAGAATTTTTTGTCTTAGTAGGTCCATCAGGTAGTGGGAAAACGACATCCCTTAAAATGGTGAATGGCTTGACTGAGCCAACAGGTGGAGATGTTTACTTTAAAGGGCAAAAGATTAAAGATCATGATA from Aerococcus urinaeequi includes:
- a CDS encoding ABC transporter permease/substrate-binding protein → MNDFFLTLMERKDQLFTATYEHMAISLLALFIACVIAIPLAIWLSDHRKYAEPVLQFASILQTIPSLALLGLLIPLVGIGSVPALIALVVYAILPILQNTYTGFVEIDPTIEEAAIAFGMPRRRRLFKVELPIAMPVVISGIRTSLVLTIGTATLATLIGAGGLGSLIMLGIDRNDSNLTLIGAIASSLLAIIFGALIKWLENKKMKTVLISLLVLFVGIGGPILAQRLTGQVTNVTIAGKLGSEPEILINMYKEIIEADNDDVNVDVKANFGKTTFLFSALDNNEIDIYPEFSGTVLESLVDVDEATDTSDFDQADTYQLARDLLKDQYDMNFLEPFSFENTYALAVKRSFAEENELETISDLAKVENEITAGFTLEFIDRQDGYAGIQELYGLTFPSVKSLEPALRYNAINNNEVNVVDAYSTDSQILEYDLVTLEDDLGLFPDYQGGPLMNVDFAEDHPEIVASLNKLSGLVTEDEMIQMNYAVNVEGQEPSQVAHDFLVDKGLIGEDA